Proteins encoded within one genomic window of Crocosphaera sp. UHCC 0190:
- a CDS encoding lipid-A-disaccharide synthase-related protein, whose amino-acid sequence MSSPSKRILFISNGHGEDNHSSYVIETLLQMYPNLEVAAMPIVGEGNAYRRLNVPIIGPTQNMPSGGFSYINRFRLLTDLKAGLVGLSWRQLQAVWQYAPSCHLIMATGDTVSQGFAYSTGYPYVSFISCLSALYEGKLNIGPFIGTFLRSPKCVTVFTRDPYTAKDLRQQGITKAQFGGIPSLDKLQPTGKDLQLNSDVPMVALLPGSRLPEAVRNFKLQLNLISEIVKVMSPESVQFRAALVPKVMQELGEIANSQGWQAEEGKLTYQTEKGTVQVLCYGDAFSDILHNCTLMLGMAGLAVDQGIALGKPVIQVPGEGPQFTYEFAEAQTRLIGSCAQTIGKGPATPETLREAAQCVAKTLADTDYLADCLEKGSNRFGPPGASVRIARFLLGYLGINEEDLRNVQFNQP is encoded by the coding sequence ATGTCGTCACCGTCTAAACGAATATTATTTATCAGCAATGGCCATGGAGAGGATAACCACTCTTCCTATGTCATTGAAACTCTACTGCAAATGTATCCTAATCTAGAGGTGGCGGCTATGCCCATTGTGGGAGAAGGTAACGCCTACCGTCGCTTAAATGTCCCCATCATTGGCCCCACCCAAAATATGCCTTCTGGGGGGTTTTCCTATATTAATCGTTTTCGTCTGCTCACGGACTTAAAAGCCGGGTTAGTTGGCTTGAGTTGGCGACAACTCCAAGCGGTTTGGCAATATGCCCCTAGTTGCCATTTAATTATGGCTACAGGAGACACGGTTTCTCAAGGGTTTGCTTATTCTACTGGTTATCCCTATGTTTCCTTTATTTCCTGTTTATCCGCACTGTATGAAGGAAAGTTAAATATTGGGCCCTTTATCGGGACTTTTTTGCGATCGCCAAAATGTGTTACCGTGTTCACTAGAGATCCTTACACAGCCAAAGATTTACGTCAACAAGGCATCACAAAAGCACAATTTGGGGGTATTCCTTCCCTGGATAAATTGCAACCCACAGGCAAAGATTTACAACTAAATTCTGATGTTCCGATGGTTGCTTTATTGCCAGGATCAAGATTACCCGAAGCGGTTCGTAACTTTAAATTACAACTCAATCTGATTTCAGAAATTGTCAAAGTGATGTCTCCTGAGAGCGTTCAATTTCGGGCCGCTTTGGTTCCCAAAGTGATGCAAGAATTAGGGGAAATTGCTAATAGTCAAGGATGGCAAGCTGAAGAAGGAAAACTTACATACCAGACAGAGAAAGGAACGGTTCAAGTCTTATGTTATGGTGATGCTTTTAGTGATATTTTGCATAACTGTACCCTGATGTTAGGTATGGCAGGATTAGCGGTTGATCAAGGTATTGCCCTAGGAAAACCCGTGATTCAAGTACCAGGGGAAGGGCCTCAATTTACCTACGAATTTGCTGAAGCACAAACGCGCTTAATCGGCAGTTGCGCCCAAACTATCGGCAAAGGCCCTGCAACCCCCGAAACCTTGCGAGAAGCGGCTCAATGTGTGGCTAAAACCCTCGCTGATACCGATTATCTCGCTGATTGTCTGGAAAAAGGGAGCAACCGTTTTGGCCCCCCTGGAGCTTCTGTCAGAATTGCCCGTTTTTTGTTAGGTTATTTGGGAATCAATGAGGAAGACTTAAGGAACGTTCAGTTCAATCAGCCCTAA
- a CDS encoding ABC transporter ATP-binding protein yields MKQRSNWWQLLPYLWREWPSLIKGFLCILGFVAVTLSLPFLAGRVSLYIGQGNLQEVAYWLGFGTLAFLVRGIFQYGQNIFMIDASLEMVLNVRQGVYAHLHRLGLDYFETAKTGDLTYRLTEDIDKIGEIVDKLSHQFVSNVLQLIVIPAYMFYLNWQLTIASLILAPLMATLVGQFGEKLLILSRRSQNQISNLSSLLTEVFSGIRVVQGFAAQDYEVKRFSQEAKQNRHARYKAEKLKATQYPVVGFLEAVSILSLFFIGGWQISQGNLRSEEFVSYLAAVAILLHPIDLMTSNYNEFKQAEASVDRIFELMAETPTVVEKENALILPQVIGKVEYSAVSFAYNLDKPVLRNLSLLAQPGQIIALVGSSGAGKTTLVNLLPRFYDPQDGQILIDGIDIKDVTLTSLRRQIGIVPQETTLFSGTIAQNIAYGQEEFDYEAIENAAKIANAHSFIVQLSQGYHTWVGERGVNLSGGQRQRIAIARAVLLNPRIMILDEATSALDSESEALVQEALERVMENRTVFVIAHRLSTVRRADCILVLEKGQVVESGTHDELLAKEGRYAKFYKQQYAKGTEEF; encoded by the coding sequence ATGAAACAACGCTCAAATTGGTGGCAATTATTACCTTATCTTTGGAGAGAATGGCCATCATTAATTAAAGGTTTTTTGTGTATTTTAGGGTTTGTTGCGGTAACTTTATCCTTACCCTTTTTAGCGGGACGAGTCTCTTTATATATTGGCCAAGGCAATCTTCAAGAAGTTGCTTATTGGTTAGGTTTCGGAACATTAGCTTTTTTGGTGAGGGGCATTTTTCAGTATGGACAGAATATCTTTATGATTGATGCTTCTTTGGAAATGGTGTTAAATGTTCGCCAGGGAGTTTATGCCCATTTACATCGATTAGGATTAGATTATTTTGAAACAGCAAAAACAGGGGATTTAACTTATCGTTTAACTGAAGATATTGATAAAATTGGAGAAATTGTCGATAAATTATCTCATCAATTTGTTTCTAACGTACTGCAATTAATTGTTATTCCCGCCTATATGTTTTATTTGAACTGGCAGTTAACCATTGCTAGTTTAATTTTAGCCCCATTGATGGCCACTTTAGTTGGTCAGTTTGGGGAAAAATTATTAATATTATCTCGTCGCAGTCAAAACCAAATATCTAACCTTTCATCCTTATTGACTGAGGTTTTTAGTGGTATTCGTGTAGTTCAAGGCTTTGCCGCACAAGACTATGAAGTCAAACGTTTTTCTCAAGAAGCTAAACAAAATCGTCACGCAAGATATAAAGCAGAAAAATTAAAAGCGACTCAATATCCGGTGGTAGGATTTTTAGAAGCAGTCAGCATTCTCTCTCTCTTTTTTATTGGAGGATGGCAAATTTCTCAAGGCAATTTAAGGTCAGAAGAATTTGTTAGTTATTTAGCTGCTGTTGCTATCTTGCTTCATCCTATTGATTTAATGACCAGTAATTATAATGAATTTAAACAAGCAGAAGCATCCGTTGACCGTATCTTTGAATTAATGGCAGAAACCCCAACAGTTGTCGAGAAAGAAAATGCCTTAATCTTGCCACAAGTGATCGGAAAGGTTGAATATTCTGCTGTTAGTTTTGCTTACAATTTAGATAAACCAGTCCTGAGAAATCTCAGTTTATTAGCACAACCTGGTCAAATTATTGCCTTAGTCGGTTCATCAGGTGCAGGGAAAACAACCCTAGTTAATTTACTCCCTCGTTTCTATGATCCTCAAGATGGACAAATCTTAATTGATGGGATTGATATTAAAGATGTTACCTTAACAAGTTTACGTCGTCAAATTGGTATTGTTCCCCAAGAAACCACATTATTCTCAGGAACTATCGCCCAAAATATTGCTTATGGACAGGAAGAATTTGATTATGAAGCAATAGAAAATGCCGCAAAAATTGCCAATGCCCACTCATTTATTGTACAGTTATCCCAAGGCTATCATACTTGGGTCGGAGAACGAGGAGTCAACCTATCGGGGGGACAAAGACAAAGAATTGCGATCGCAAGAGCAGTATTATTAAATCCTCGTATTATGATCTTAGATGAAGCAACATCAGCCCTTGATTCTGAGTCAGAAGCATTGGTACAAGAAGCATTAGAAAGGGTGATGGAAAATCGCACGGTTTTTGTTATTGCTCACCGTTTAAGTACAGTGCGTCGTGCTGATTGTATTTTAGTATTAGAAAAGGGACAAGTCGTTGAGTCGGGAACCCATGATGAATTGTTAGCAAAAGAAGGGCGTTATGCCAAGTTTTATAAGCAACAATATGCTAAAGGAACAGAAGAATTTTAG
- a CDS encoding PEP-CTERM sorting domain-containing protein (PEP-CTERM proteins occur, often in large numbers, in the proteomes of bacteria that also encode an exosortase, a predicted intramembrane cysteine proteinase. The presence of a PEP-CTERM domain at a protein's C-terminus predicts cleavage within the sorting domain, followed by covalent anchoring to some some component of the (usually Gram-negative) cell surface. Many PEP-CTERM proteins exhibit an unusual sequence composition that includes large numbers of potential glycosylation sites. Expression of one such protein has been shown restore the ability of a bacterium to form floc, a type of biofilm.), giving the protein MNQHHLLQNLAIAGIIGMTIAQGNAQGAIFEDGDVIAGVGNGLIKVFDNRGSLKTILDTGFIGETTGMAFDANGNLYVTLFSGQQVVKFDPDGVLLGTFGSGYNANPESIVFDKSGNVYVGQAEGTRNILKFDSDGNLLTSFDPITGPRGTDWIDLAADQCTMRYTSEGTTIRAFDVCTNAQLPDFSTALSKSFAHRILQDGGELVADSITSTAKRLDREGNIVQTYTTPRTELLFALNLDPDGTSFWTASITSGNIFQFDIETGSILQSFNGGILGTRLTGLTIVGEITQGGGGPQSEPIPEPSAIVGFLALGAISGVSTLKRKLYQIRLSK; this is encoded by the coding sequence ATGAATCAACATCACTTATTACAGAACCTGGCGATCGCTGGGATAATTGGGATGACCATCGCCCAGGGTAATGCTCAAGGGGCGATATTTGAGGATGGAGATGTTATCGCCGGTGTTGGTAATGGTTTGATAAAAGTTTTTGATAATAGGGGAAGTTTAAAAACCATACTTGATACAGGATTCATCGGGGAGACAACTGGCATGGCTTTTGATGCCAACGGAAATCTTTATGTGACGCTTTTCTCAGGCCAGCAAGTGGTGAAATTCGACCCGGATGGAGTCCTGCTCGGTACTTTTGGCAGTGGCTATAATGCGAATCCTGAATCCATTGTGTTTGATAAGTCTGGCAATGTTTATGTAGGTCAAGCTGAGGGAACAAGGAATATTCTTAAATTTGATTCCGATGGCAACTTACTAACTAGCTTTGATCCAATAACGGGGCCACGTGGAACCGATTGGATTGACTTAGCGGCTGACCAATGTACGATGCGCTATACCTCAGAGGGAACAACGATAAGAGCCTTCGACGTTTGTACTAATGCACAGCTTCCAGACTTCTCTACGGCATTAAGCAAGTCTTTTGCCCATCGCATTCTTCAAGATGGTGGAGAATTAGTCGCTGATAGTATTACAAGTACGGCAAAACGATTAGATAGAGAGGGAAATATTGTTCAAACTTACACAACACCCAGAACTGAGTTGTTGTTTGCCTTAAATTTAGATCCCGATGGAACATCTTTCTGGACAGCTAGCATTACGAGTGGAAACATATTTCAATTTGATATTGAGACAGGCAGCATCCTTCAATCATTTAATGGGGGGATTTTAGGAACAAGGCTAACAGGTTTGACTATCGTAGGTGAGATCACACAAGGTGGAGGTGGCCCCCAATCTGAACCGATTCCTGAACCTAGTGCTATTGTTGGCTTCCTGGCACTCGGAGCCATTAGCGGAGTTTCAACCCTCAAGCGCAAATTATACCAAATCCGGTTATCAAAATAG
- the rimM gene encoding ribosome maturation factor RimM (Essential for efficient processing of 16S rRNA) encodes MSNSHPLEENKESWLEIGKIVAPQGLKGELKVLPSTDFPERFEEPGKRWLQSPKGLSPEPVDLISGRYIPGKNLYVIRLKGIKNIDQAELLRGHKLLVPSSDRPQLKDDEYHVSELINLEVYHQLTGEFIGIVTDIFGAGNDLLEVQLNQEDASVQPSELTNTQQQSEDKPKQNKVLIPFVYEIVPVVDLDNKRIEINPPKGLLELAK; translated from the coding sequence ATGAGCAATTCTCACCCCCTAGAAGAAAACAAGGAAAGTTGGTTAGAAATAGGCAAAATTGTCGCCCCACAGGGATTAAAAGGGGAACTAAAAGTGCTGCCGAGTACGGATTTTCCTGAGAGATTTGAAGAACCAGGAAAACGATGGTTACAGTCTCCAAAAGGCTTATCTCCTGAACCTGTTGACTTAATCAGTGGGCGATATATTCCGGGTAAAAATCTTTATGTTATCCGTTTAAAAGGGATAAAAAATATAGACCAAGCTGAGTTATTAAGGGGTCATAAATTATTGGTTCCCAGTAGTGATCGTCCTCAATTAAAAGATGACGAATATCATGTATCAGAATTAATTAATTTAGAAGTTTATCATCAATTAACGGGAGAATTTATCGGTATCGTAACGGATATTTTTGGGGCTGGTAATGATTTATTGGAAGTGCAATTAAATCAAGAAGATGCCTCAGTTCAACCTTCAGAACTCACCAATACTCAGCAACAGTCAGAAGATAAACCCAAGCAAAACAAAGTCTTAATTCCCTTTGTCTATGAAATTGTTCCGGTGGTTGATTTAGATAATAAAAGAATAGAAATTAATCCCCCCAAAGGATTATTAGAATTAGCTAAATAG
- a CDS encoding Tab2/Atab2 family RNA-binding protein — protein MRIWQADFYKHSLNDRDNSSQWELIICDSQGQIIHEATCQQSEANSTWLINQLRSIIEQYNPNLIQVFRPQSLSLLTLAGAALNIKVEPNRRTDQLKEILKKRHPNAIKLEQFPPQALPENLWGDQWHFASFKAGDIIDFFGDRPIPILDFPDSLKPINLGIPSQINIPGVVIYGGRKSMYLARWLAENKPVALTYIPTEIGKSGGLILDAGLIDRWVLLTFEDLQMAKAAQQYEQQLQTLKELKPLTILEKVAK, from the coding sequence ATGAGGATTTGGCAAGCAGATTTTTATAAACATTCTTTAAATGATCGAGACAATAGTTCTCAATGGGAACTGATTATTTGTGATTCTCAAGGACAGATAATTCATGAGGCAACTTGTCAACAATCTGAGGCGAATTCAACTTGGTTGATTAATCAACTAAGGTCAATTATTGAGCAATATAATCCTAATCTTATTCAAGTCTTTCGTCCTCAATCTTTAAGTTTATTAACCTTAGCAGGGGCGGCATTAAACATTAAAGTGGAACCGAATAGACGCACAGATCAACTCAAAGAAATTTTAAAAAAACGCCATCCTAACGCCATCAAATTAGAACAATTTCCCCCCCAAGCATTACCAGAAAATTTATGGGGAGATCAATGGCATTTTGCTTCATTTAAAGCAGGGGATATTATTGATTTTTTTGGTGATCGCCCTATTCCTATTCTAGATTTTCCTGACAGTCTCAAACCCATTAATCTTGGTATTCCTTCCCAGATAAATATTCCAGGAGTGGTTATTTATGGGGGAAGAAAATCTATGTATTTAGCCCGTTGGTTAGCAGAAAACAAACCTGTTGCTTTAACTTATATTCCCACAGAAATTGGTAAATCTGGAGGCTTAATTTTAGACGCAGGATTAATAGATCGTTGGGTTTTATTGACCTTTGAGGATTTACAAATGGCAAAAGCGGCTCAACAGTATGAACAACAACTGCAAACCTTAAAAGAATTAAAACCCTTAACAATTTTAGAAAAAGTTGCTAAATAA